A single window of Pungitius pungitius chromosome 20, fPunPun2.1, whole genome shotgun sequence DNA harbors:
- the LOC134107833 gene encoding NACHT, LRR and PYD domains-containing protein 3-like isoform X1 has protein sequence MEKVKKDILYTLEELKEEEFERFKWHLKNNPSPGDPRSIPPCDLQKADRMDTVDLMVLCYDTDSVQVAVKVLEEMQKNNLAEKLSKMNFTGELNPGGGDRGQEIFTNCQRELKSNLKEKFQSVFEGIAEAGNPTLLNEINTELYITEGGTAEVNEEHEVRQIETASWRPETTIRLEDLFKASAGGEEPIRTVMTKGVAGIGKTVLTQKFTLDWAEDKDHQDIQFTFPFTFRELNVLREKRFSLVELVHHFFSETREAGICRFEEFQVVFIFDGLDECRLPLDFHNNEILTDVTETSSVDVLLTNLIRGKLLPSARLWITTRPAAANQIPPECVGMVTEVRGFTDPQKEEYFRKRFRDEEQATVIISHIKTSQSLHIMCHIPVFCWITAGVLEDVLKTREGGELPKTLTEMYIHFLVVQSKVKKVKYDGGAETDPHWSPESRKMIESLGKLAFDQLQKGHLIFYESDLTECGIDIRAASVCSGVFTQIFRKEKGLFKEVFCFVHLSVQEFLAALHVHLTFINSGVNLLSTSMWFKIKRKPKRFYQSAVDKALKSPNGHLDLFLRFLLGLSLETNQNSLQGLLTQTGSCSQTNQETVQYIKEKISEIVSPEKSINLFHCLNELNDVSLVEEIQRSLRSGRLSTHELSPGQWSAVVFILLSSKEDLEVFDLKKYSASEEALLRLLPVVKASNKALLSDCNLSWRSCEDLSSVLSSWFSSLRELDLSNNDLQDSGVKLLCDGLKSPHCDLETLRLSGCNLSGGSCEVLSSVLSSQSSSLRDLDLSNNNLKDSGVWYLRHGLKSPHCDLETLRLSDCNLSERSCEDLSSVLRSQSSSLRELDLSNNDLQNSGVKLLSDGLKSPHCDLETLRLSLCNLSERSCEDLSSVLRSQSSSLRELDLSNNRLQNSGVKMLSDGLKSPHCHLETLRLSGCDLSERSCEDLSSVLSSQSSSLRELDLSDNDLEDSGVKLLCDGLKSPHCHLETLSLSGCLITEEGCASLVSALSSNPSHLRELDLSYNHPGDSGMMLLSDGLKDPRWRLETLRVEPAGVRWMTPGLRKYSCELTIDTNTVNRDLKLSDNNRKVTRVKEVQSYPDHQDRFDLCPQLLCGTGLTGRCYWEVEWSGRVYVSVSYRGIKRKGVSYDCWFGENHQSWSLICSYGDYYVLHNKTLTRIYSSSSSGRVAVYVDCPAGSLSFFRVSSDSLIHLHTFSTTFTEPLYPGFRFSSGSSVYLCPL, from the exons atggagaaagtTAAGAAGGACATCCTCTACACTTTAGAGGAGCTCAAGGAGGAGGAGTTTGAACGGTTCAAGTGGCACCTGAAGAACAATCCAAGCCCAGGAGACCCCCGATCAATCCCACCATGTGACCTGCAGAAAGCAGACAGGATGGACACAGTGGACCTGATGGTTCTGTGCTACGACACAGACTCGGTTCAGGTGGCCGTGAAGGTTTTGGAAGAGATGCAAAAGAACAATTTGGCTGaaaaattatccaaaatgaacTTTACAG GTGAACTGAATCCTGGGGGAGGAGATCGAGGTCAAG agATTTTCACCAACTGTCaacgtgaactcaaatccaacctgaaggagaagttccagtctgtgtttgagggcatcgctgaagcaggaaacccaacccttctgaatgagatcaacacagagctctacatcacagagggagggactgcagaggtcaatgaagaacatgaggtcagacagattgaaacagcatcctggagaccagaaacaaccatcagactagaagacctcttcaaagcctcagctggaggagaagaaccaatcagaacagtgatgactaagggagtggctggcattgggaaaacagtcttaacacagaagttcactctggactgggctgaagacaaagaccaccaggacatacagttcacatttccattcaccttcagagagctgaatgtgctgagagaaaAGAGGTTCAGCTTGGTGgaacttgttcatcacttcttcagtgaaaccagagaagcaggaatctgcaggtttgaagagttccaggttgtgttcatctttgacggtctggatgagtgtcgacttcctctggacttccacaacaatgagatcctgactgatgtcacagagacctcctcagtggatgtgctcctcacaaacctcatcagggggaagctgcttccctctgctcgcctctggataaccacacgacctgcagcagccaatcagatccctcctgagtgtgttggcatggtgacagaggtcagagggttcactgacccccagaaggaggagtacttcaggaagaggttcagagatgaggagcaggccaccgtgatcatctctcacatcaagacctcacaaagcctccacatcatgtgccacatcccagtcttctgctggatcactgctggagttctggaggacgtgttgaagaccagagagggaggagagctgcccaagaccctgactgagatgtacatccacttcctggtggttcagtccaaagtgaagaaggtcaagtacgatggaggagctgagacggatccacactggagtccagagagcaggaagatgatcgagtctctgggaaaactggcctttgatcagctgcagaaaggtcacctgatcttctatgaatctgacctgacagagtgtggcatcgatatcagagcagcctcagtgtgctcaggagtgttcactcagatctttagAAAGGAGAAAGGACTGTTCAAggaggtgttctgcttcgtccatctgagtgttcaggagtttctggctgctcttcatgtccatctgaccttcatcaactctggtgtcaatctgctgtccACCTCCATGTGGTTTAAAATCAAACGTAAACCAAAACGTttctaccagagtgctgtggacaaGGCCTTaaagagtcctaatggacacctggacttgttcctccgcttcctcctgggtctttcactggagaccaatcagaatTCTCTAcaaggtctgctgacacagacaggaagttgctcacagaccaatcaggagacagtccagtacatcaaggagaagatcagtgagattgtgtctccagagaaaagcatcaatctgttccactgtctgaatgaactgaatgatgtttctctagtggaggagatccaaaggtcccttagatcaggacgtctctccacacATGAACTGTCTCCTGGTCAGTGGTCAGCtgtggtcttcatcttactgtcatcaaaagaagatctggaggtgtttgacctgaagaaatactctgcttcagaggaggctcttctgaggctgctgccagtggtcaaagcctccaacaaagctct actgagtGACTGTAACCTCTCATGGAGAAGCTGTGAAgatctgtcctcagtcctcagctcatggttctctagtctgagagaactggatctgagtaacaacgacctgcaggattcaggagtgaagctgctgtgtgatggactgaagagtccacactgtgacctggagactctcag actcagtggctgtaacctctcagggggaagctgtgaagttctgtcctcagtcctcagctcccagtcctctagtctgagagacctggatctgagtaacaacaacCTGAAGGATTCAGGAGTGTGGTACCTACGtcatggactgaagagtccacactgtgacctggagactctcag actgagtgactgtaacctctcagagagaagctgtgaagatctgtcctcagtcctcagatcccagtcctctagtctgagagaactggatctgagtaacaacgacctgcagaattcaggagtgaagctgctgtctgatggactgaagagtccacactgtgacctggagactctcag actgagtctctgtaacctctcagagagaagctgtgaagatctgtcctcagtcctcagatcccagtcctctagtctgagagaactggatctgagtaacaaccgCCTGCAGAATTCAGGAGTGAAAatgctgtctgatggactgaagagtccacactgtcacctggagactctcag actgagtggctgtgacctctcagagagaagctgtgaagatctgtcctcagtcctcagctcccagtcctctagtctgagagaactggatctgagtgaCAACGACCTggaggattcaggagtgaagctgctgtgtgatggactgaagagtccacactgtcacctggagactctcag cctgtcaggctgtctgatcacagaggaaggctgtgcttctctggtctcagctctgagctccaacccctcccacctgagagagctggacctgagctacaaccatccaggagactcgGGAATGATGCTGCTTTCTGATGGACTGAAGGATCCtcgctggagactggagactctcag ggtggagcctgctggagtccgatggatgacaccaggtctgaggaaat attcctgtgaactcacaatcgacacaaacaccgTAAACAGAGacctcaaactgtctgacaataacaggaaggtgacacgtgtgaaggaggttcagtcatatcctgatcatcAAGACAGATTTGACCTCTgtcctcagctgctgtgtggaactggtctgactggtcgctgttactgggaggtcgagtggagcgGAAGAGTttatgtatcagtgagttacagaggaatcaagaggaaaggagtcAGTTATGACTGTTGGTTTGGAGAGAAtcatcagtcctggagtctgatcTGCTCTTATGGAGATTACTATGTCCTTCACAATAAGACATTAACACGcatctactcctcctcctcctctggtagagtagcagtgtatgtggactgtcctgctggctctctgtccttcttcagagtctcctctgactcactgatccacctccacaccttcagcaccacattcactgaacctctttatcctgggttcaGGTTCagttctggttcctcagtgtatctgtgtcctctttag
- the LOC134107833 gene encoding NACHT, LRR and PYD domains-containing protein 3-like isoform X2, producing MEKVKKDILYTLEELKEEEFERFKWHLKNNPSPGDPRSIPPCDLQKADRMDTVDLMVLCYDTDSVQVAVKVLEEMQKNNLAEKLSKMNFTGELNPGGGDRGQEIFTNCQRELKSNLKEKFQSVFEGIAEAGNPTLLNEINTELYITEGGTAEVNEEHEVRQIETASWRPETTIRLEDLFKASAGGEEPIRTVMTKGVAGIGKTVLTQKFTLDWAEDKDHQDIQFTFPFTFRELNVLREKRFSLVELVHHFFSETREAGICRFEEFQVVFIFDGLDECRLPLDFHNNEILTDVTETSSVDVLLTNLIRGKLLPSARLWITTRPAAANQIPPECVGMVTEVRGFTDPQKEEYFRKRFRDEEQATVIISHIKTSQSLHIMCHIPVFCWITAGVLEDVLKTREGGELPKTLTEMYIHFLVVQSKVKKVKYDGGAETDPHWSPESRKMIESLGKLAFDQLQKGHLIFYESDLTECGIDIRAASVCSGVFTQIFRKEKGLFKEVFCFVHLSVQEFLAALHVHLTFINSGVNLLSTSMWFKIKRKPKRFYQSAVDKALKSPNGHLDLFLRFLLGLSLETNQNSLQGLLTQTGSCSQTNQETVQYIKEKISEIVSPEKSINLFHCLNELNDVSLVEEIQRSLRSGRLSTHELSPGQWSAVVFILLSSKEDLEVFDLKKYSASEEALLRLLPVVKASNKALLSDCNLSWRSCEDLSSVLSSWFSSLRELDLSNNDLQDSGVKLLCDGLKSPHCDLETLRLSGCNLSGGSCEVLSSVLSSQSSSLRDLDLSNNNLKDSGVWYLRHGLKSPHCDLETLRLSDCNLSERSCEDLSSVLRSQSSSLRELDLSNNDLQNSGVKLLSDGLKSPHCDLETLSLSGCLITEEGCASLVSALSSNPSHLRELDLSYNHPGDSGMMLLSDGLKDPRWRLETLRVEPAGVRWMTPGLRKYSCELTIDTNTVNRDLKLSDNNRKVTRVKEVQSYPDHQDRFDLCPQLLCGTGLTGRCYWEVEWSGRVYVSVSYRGIKRKGVSYDCWFGENHQSWSLICSYGDYYVLHNKTLTRIYSSSSSGRVAVYVDCPAGSLSFFRVSSDSLIHLHTFSTTFTEPLYPGFRFSSGSSVYLCPL from the exons atggagaaagtTAAGAAGGACATCCTCTACACTTTAGAGGAGCTCAAGGAGGAGGAGTTTGAACGGTTCAAGTGGCACCTGAAGAACAATCCAAGCCCAGGAGACCCCCGATCAATCCCACCATGTGACCTGCAGAAAGCAGACAGGATGGACACAGTGGACCTGATGGTTCTGTGCTACGACACAGACTCGGTTCAGGTGGCCGTGAAGGTTTTGGAAGAGATGCAAAAGAACAATTTGGCTGaaaaattatccaaaatgaacTTTACAG GTGAACTGAATCCTGGGGGAGGAGATCGAGGTCAAG agATTTTCACCAACTGTCaacgtgaactcaaatccaacctgaaggagaagttccagtctgtgtttgagggcatcgctgaagcaggaaacccaacccttctgaatgagatcaacacagagctctacatcacagagggagggactgcagaggtcaatgaagaacatgaggtcagacagattgaaacagcatcctggagaccagaaacaaccatcagactagaagacctcttcaaagcctcagctggaggagaagaaccaatcagaacagtgatgactaagggagtggctggcattgggaaaacagtcttaacacagaagttcactctggactgggctgaagacaaagaccaccaggacatacagttcacatttccattcaccttcagagagctgaatgtgctgagagaaaAGAGGTTCAGCTTGGTGgaacttgttcatcacttcttcagtgaaaccagagaagcaggaatctgcaggtttgaagagttccaggttgtgttcatctttgacggtctggatgagtgtcgacttcctctggacttccacaacaatgagatcctgactgatgtcacagagacctcctcagtggatgtgctcctcacaaacctcatcagggggaagctgcttccctctgctcgcctctggataaccacacgacctgcagcagccaatcagatccctcctgagtgtgttggcatggtgacagaggtcagagggttcactgacccccagaaggaggagtacttcaggaagaggttcagagatgaggagcaggccaccgtgatcatctctcacatcaagacctcacaaagcctccacatcatgtgccacatcccagtcttctgctggatcactgctggagttctggaggacgtgttgaagaccagagagggaggagagctgcccaagaccctgactgagatgtacatccacttcctggtggttcagtccaaagtgaagaaggtcaagtacgatggaggagctgagacggatccacactggagtccagagagcaggaagatgatcgagtctctgggaaaactggcctttgatcagctgcagaaaggtcacctgatcttctatgaatctgacctgacagagtgtggcatcgatatcagagcagcctcagtgtgctcaggagtgttcactcagatctttagAAAGGAGAAAGGACTGTTCAAggaggtgttctgcttcgtccatctgagtgttcaggagtttctggctgctcttcatgtccatctgaccttcatcaactctggtgtcaatctgctgtccACCTCCATGTGGTTTAAAATCAAACGTAAACCAAAACGTttctaccagagtgctgtggacaaGGCCTTaaagagtcctaatggacacctggacttgttcctccgcttcctcctgggtctttcactggagaccaatcagaatTCTCTAcaaggtctgctgacacagacaggaagttgctcacagaccaatcaggagacagtccagtacatcaaggagaagatcagtgagattgtgtctccagagaaaagcatcaatctgttccactgtctgaatgaactgaatgatgtttctctagtggaggagatccaaaggtcccttagatcaggacgtctctccacacATGAACTGTCTCCTGGTCAGTGGTCAGCtgtggtcttcatcttactgtcatcaaaagaagatctggaggtgtttgacctgaagaaatactctgcttcagaggaggctcttctgaggctgctgccagtggtcaaagcctccaacaaagctct actgagtGACTGTAACCTCTCATGGAGAAGCTGTGAAgatctgtcctcagtcctcagctcatggttctctagtctgagagaactggatctgagtaacaacgacctgcaggattcaggagtgaagctgctgtgtgatggactgaagagtccacactgtgacctggagactctcag actcagtggctgtaacctctcagggggaagctgtgaagttctgtcctcagtcctcagctcccagtcctctagtctgagagacctggatctgagtaacaacaacCTGAAGGATTCAGGAGTGTGGTACCTACGtcatggactgaagagtccacactgtgacctggagactctcag actgagtgactgtaacctctcagagagaagctgtgaagatctgtcctcagtcctcagatcccagtcctctagtctgagagaactggatctgagtaacaacgacctgcagaattcaggagtgaagctgctgtctgatggactgaagagtccacactgtgacctggagactctcag cctgtcaggctgtctgatcacagaggaaggctgtgcttctctggtctcagctctgagctccaacccctcccacctgagagagctggacctgagctacaaccatccaggagactcgGGAATGATGCTGCTTTCTGATGGACTGAAGGATCCtcgctggagactggagactctcag ggtggagcctgctggagtccgatggatgacaccaggtctgaggaaat attcctgtgaactcacaatcgacacaaacaccgTAAACAGAGacctcaaactgtctgacaataacaggaaggtgacacgtgtgaaggaggttcagtcatatcctgatcatcAAGACAGATTTGACCTCTgtcctcagctgctgtgtggaactggtctgactggtcgctgttactgggaggtcgagtggagcgGAAGAGTttatgtatcagtgagttacagaggaatcaagaggaaaggagtcAGTTATGACTGTTGGTTTGGAGAGAAtcatcagtcctggagtctgatcTGCTCTTATGGAGATTACTATGTCCTTCACAATAAGACATTAACACGcatctactcctcctcctcctctggtagagtagcagtgtatgtggactgtcctgctggctctctgtccttcttcagagtctcctctgactcactgatccacctccacaccttcagcaccacattcactgaacctctttatcctgggttcaGGTTCagttctggttcctcagtgtatctgtgtcctctttag